One window of Ziziphus jujuba cultivar Dongzao chromosome 5, ASM3175591v1 genomic DNA carries:
- the LOC107420961 gene encoding aspartic proteinase-like protein 1 isoform X2 has translation MANRALALFFIMACLLVNGSVALTFSTKLIHRFSDEAKALLGSSRGGNFSAKLWPKRNSLEYFRLLLRGDVNRQRIKLGSKYDLLFPSEGSETLFFGNDFDWLHYTWIDIGTPNVSFLVALDAGSDLLWVPCDCIQCAPLSASYYNTLDRDMSEYSPSLSSTSKQLPCSHQLCKLSTNCKGPKDPCHYTAEYNTENTSSSGFLIEDKLHLASSSGHAKPTYVQASVILGCGRKQSGGYLEGAAPDGVMGLGPGEISIPSLLAKAGLVQNSFSLCFDDNGSGRLLFGDEGVVTHQYTPFLPIAGKYNIAYSVGVESYCVGSSCLQETGFQALVDSGSSFTYVPSKAYKTIILEFDKQMNATRISPQQYPWTYCYNVSSLELPNIPTMKLIFTSNQSFLIQNPVLSDSANQTEDEYGIIGQNYMMGYRMVFDRENLRLGWSKSNCDDISKGKGLNPAPPSDGSPGTLPASEQQSTANTQAAEPTAMAVTTTSTSSVAVLSYQIPYRFCILTSFLLLMYPFST, from the exons ATGGCGAATCGTGCACTTGCTTTGTTTTTCATAATGGCTTGTCTCCTAGTAAACGGCTCAGTTGCCCTCACATTCTCTACGAAGCTCATACACAGGTTCTCCGACGAAGCCAAGGCGTTGTTGGGGTCGAGTCGCGGTGGAAACTTTTCGGCGAAGCTGTGGCCGAAGAGGAACAGCTTGGAGTATTTCAGGCTGCTTCTGAGAGGTGACGTGAACCGGCAAAGGATAAAGCTCGGGTCCAAGTACGACCTTTTGTTTCCTTCTGAAGGAAGCGAGACCCTTTTCTTCGGGAACGATTTCGATTG GTTGCATTACACATGGATTGACATAGGGACACCAAATGTTTCATTCCTAGTTGCATTGGATGCTGGGAGTGATTTGCTTTGGGTCCCATGTGATTGCATACAATGTGCCCCCTTGTCTGCCAGTTACTACAATACCTTG GATAGAGATATGAGCGAGTATAGTCCATCGTTATCGAGCACCAGCAAGCAATTACCTTGCAGTCACCAGTTATGCAAATTGAGCACCAACTGTAAAGGTCCAAAGGATCCCTGCCATTATACTGCAGAGTACAACACAGAAAATACCTCAAGCTCTGGATTTCTAATTGAGGATAAATTACATTTGGCATCAAGCAGTGGACATGCAAAGCCGACTTACGTGCAGGCTTCAGTCATTTTAGG CTGTGGTAGGAAGCAAAGCGGTGGATATTTGGAAGGAGCTGCTCCTGATGGTGTAATGGGATTGGGACCTGGGGAAATTTCTATTCCGAGCTTGCTTGCCAAAGCAGGACTGGTTCagaattctttctcactttGTTTTGATGACAATGGTTCTGGGAGACTTCTCTTTGGTGACGAAGGTGTTGTCACCCATCAATATACCCCATTCTTGCCTATAGCGGGAAAATA TAATATTGCCTATTCTGTTGGGGTTGAGTCATATTGTGTGGGAAGTTCATGTCTCCAAGAAACTGGATTCCAAGCTTTAGTTGACAGTGGCTCCTCTTTTACATATGTTCCATCTAAAGCTTACAAAACAATCATCTTGGAG TTTGACAAACAAATGAATGCTACAAGGATTAGCCCTCAACAGTATCCGTGGACTTACTGCTACAATGTCAG CTCATTGGAGTTGCCTAACATTCCTACCATGAAACTCATATTCACTTCAAACCAAAGCTTTCTTATCCAAAATCCAGTTCTTTCTGACTCTGCGAATCAG ACAGAGGATGAGTACGGTATTATTGGAC AAAATTATATGATGGGTTACCGCATGGTTTTTGATAGGGAAAATTTAAGATTGGGTTGGTCCAAGTCTAACT GTGATGATATAAGTAAAGGTAAAGGGCTGAATCCCGCACCTCCAAGTGATGGATCACCAGGTACATTGCCAGCCAGTGAGCAGCAGAGCACGGCAAACACACAAGCCGCTGAACCCACCGCCATGGCTGTCACAACCACCTCCACATCCTCTGTTGCTGTATTATCCTATCAGATCCCCTATCGGTTCTGTATCCTAACTTCATTCTTACTGCTAATGTATCCATTCTCTACTTGA
- the LOC107420961 gene encoding aspartic proteinase-like protein 1 isoform X1, with translation MANRALALFFIMACLLVNGSVALTFSTKLIHRFSDEAKALLGSSRGGNFSAKLWPKRNSLEYFRLLLRGDVNRQRIKLGSKYDLLFPSEGSETLFFGNDFDWLHYTWIDIGTPNVSFLVALDAGSDLLWVPCDCIQCAPLSASYYNTLDRDMSEYSPSLSSTSKQLPCSHQLCKLSTNCKGPKDPCHYTAEYNTENTSSSGFLIEDKLHLASSSGHAKPTYVQASVILGCGRKQSGGYLEGAAPDGVMGLGPGEISIPSLLAKAGLVQNSFSLCFDDNGSGRLLFGDEGVVTHQYTPFLPIAGKYNIAYSVGVESYCVGSSCLQETGFQALVDSGSSFTYVPSKAYKTIILEFDKQMNATRISPQQYPWTYCYNVSSLELPNIPTMKLIFTSNQSFLIQNPVLSDSANQEFVIFCLTLLQTEDEYGIIGQNYMMGYRMVFDRENLRLGWSKSNCDDISKGKGLNPAPPSDGSPGTLPASEQQSTANTQAAEPTAMAVTTTSTSSVAVLSYQIPYRFCILTSFLLLMYPFST, from the exons ATGGCGAATCGTGCACTTGCTTTGTTTTTCATAATGGCTTGTCTCCTAGTAAACGGCTCAGTTGCCCTCACATTCTCTACGAAGCTCATACACAGGTTCTCCGACGAAGCCAAGGCGTTGTTGGGGTCGAGTCGCGGTGGAAACTTTTCGGCGAAGCTGTGGCCGAAGAGGAACAGCTTGGAGTATTTCAGGCTGCTTCTGAGAGGTGACGTGAACCGGCAAAGGATAAAGCTCGGGTCCAAGTACGACCTTTTGTTTCCTTCTGAAGGAAGCGAGACCCTTTTCTTCGGGAACGATTTCGATTG GTTGCATTACACATGGATTGACATAGGGACACCAAATGTTTCATTCCTAGTTGCATTGGATGCTGGGAGTGATTTGCTTTGGGTCCCATGTGATTGCATACAATGTGCCCCCTTGTCTGCCAGTTACTACAATACCTTG GATAGAGATATGAGCGAGTATAGTCCATCGTTATCGAGCACCAGCAAGCAATTACCTTGCAGTCACCAGTTATGCAAATTGAGCACCAACTGTAAAGGTCCAAAGGATCCCTGCCATTATACTGCAGAGTACAACACAGAAAATACCTCAAGCTCTGGATTTCTAATTGAGGATAAATTACATTTGGCATCAAGCAGTGGACATGCAAAGCCGACTTACGTGCAGGCTTCAGTCATTTTAGG CTGTGGTAGGAAGCAAAGCGGTGGATATTTGGAAGGAGCTGCTCCTGATGGTGTAATGGGATTGGGACCTGGGGAAATTTCTATTCCGAGCTTGCTTGCCAAAGCAGGACTGGTTCagaattctttctcactttGTTTTGATGACAATGGTTCTGGGAGACTTCTCTTTGGTGACGAAGGTGTTGTCACCCATCAATATACCCCATTCTTGCCTATAGCGGGAAAATA TAATATTGCCTATTCTGTTGGGGTTGAGTCATATTGTGTGGGAAGTTCATGTCTCCAAGAAACTGGATTCCAAGCTTTAGTTGACAGTGGCTCCTCTTTTACATATGTTCCATCTAAAGCTTACAAAACAATCATCTTGGAG TTTGACAAACAAATGAATGCTACAAGGATTAGCCCTCAACAGTATCCGTGGACTTACTGCTACAATGTCAG CTCATTGGAGTTGCCTAACATTCCTACCATGAAACTCATATTCACTTCAAACCAAAGCTTTCTTATCCAAAATCCAGTTCTTTCTGACTCTGCGAATCAG GAATTCGTCATATTCTGTTTAACTTTACTGCAGACAGAGGATGAGTACGGTATTATTGGAC AAAATTATATGATGGGTTACCGCATGGTTTTTGATAGGGAAAATTTAAGATTGGGTTGGTCCAAGTCTAACT GTGATGATATAAGTAAAGGTAAAGGGCTGAATCCCGCACCTCCAAGTGATGGATCACCAGGTACATTGCCAGCCAGTGAGCAGCAGAGCACGGCAAACACACAAGCCGCTGAACCCACCGCCATGGCTGTCACAACCACCTCCACATCCTCTGTTGCTGTATTATCCTATCAGATCCCCTATCGGTTCTGTATCCTAACTTCATTCTTACTGCTAATGTATCCATTCTCTACTTGA
- the LOC107422686 gene encoding large ribosomal subunit protein eL30 isoform X2: MAVAKKTKTHESLNNRLALVMKSGKYTLGYKTVLSSLRNSKGKLIIISNNCPPLRKSEIEYYAMLAKIGVHHYNGNNVDLGTACGKYYRVSCLSILDPGDSDIIKSMPGDH, encoded by the exons ATGGCGGTGGCGAAGAAGACG AAGACCCATGAGAGTTTGAACAACAGGCTCGCTCTGGTGATGAAGAGTGGCAAGTACACTCTCGGTTACAAGACCGTTCTTAGCTCCCTTCGCAActctaaag GGAAGTTGATAATAATCTCGAACAATTGCCCTCCACTACGCAAATCCGAAATAGAGTACTATGCAATGCTTGCGAAGATTGGAGTTCACCATTATAATGGAA ACAATGTTGACCTAGGGACGGCATGCGGCAAGTATTACCGCGTATCGTGCCTGAGCATTCTCGATCCAG GTGATTCCGATATTATCAAGTCCATGCCCGGTGATCATTGA
- the LOC107422686 gene encoding large ribosomal subunit protein eL30 isoform X1 gives MAVAKKTKKTHESLNNRLALVMKSGKYTLGYKTVLSSLRNSKGKLIIISNNCPPLRKSEIEYYAMLAKIGVHHYNGNNVDLGTACGKYYRVSCLSILDPGDSDIIKSMPGDH, from the exons ATGGCGGTGGCGAAGAAGACG AAGAAGACCCATGAGAGTTTGAACAACAGGCTCGCTCTGGTGATGAAGAGTGGCAAGTACACTCTCGGTTACAAGACCGTTCTTAGCTCCCTTCGCAActctaaag GGAAGTTGATAATAATCTCGAACAATTGCCCTCCACTACGCAAATCCGAAATAGAGTACTATGCAATGCTTGCGAAGATTGGAGTTCACCATTATAATGGAA ACAATGTTGACCTAGGGACGGCATGCGGCAAGTATTACCGCGTATCGTGCCTGAGCATTCTCGATCCAG GTGATTCCGATATTATCAAGTCCATGCCCGGTGATCATTGA